The sequence CGGTCGACCACCGGTGATGGTACTGGGGGGAAGTATAGGGGCGACGTCAACGGAACGCGACCGCCGATGCGCGTGTCCGGTTCCGGCCTGATTCCACGCTTTAGGAAGACCAGCACCATCGAATGGATTCCCCATGAAACCGCGCGTCCTGAGCCTGACCATCGCCACGCCCCTGCTGCTCGTGCTGCCGGCCAGCAGCGCGCAACAGGCCGGACCGCCCACCCAGGTCTGGATCGACGTCGCCACCCACCAGATGTCCGGCATGCCGGACATGGGCGCGCTCGGCGGCATGGCGGCGCGGATGATGGCCGGCGCCGGCGCAGGCCAGCTGCAGTATCCGGATACGCGCTTTCCGACCGGCAGCGGCAAGTTCCTCGACGTCGCCCTGCACAACCGCCTGAATCCGGGCGCGCCGGCCGAGCAGGCAGTACCGGCGGGACTCGGACTGGGCGCCACCCTGCCCCTGCTCCCGCCCACCGAACGCCCACCGGCGCCACGCGGCAACCAGCCCGGCAGCGAGATCGGCCACATGGCGGACGGGGAGATGCGGATGCTGTTCTACTGGGGCTGCGGCGCCGGGGTGCGCTCCGGCCAGCCGCGCGAATTCAGCGTCAGCGTCAAGAACGGCAAGGTCCAGGTCAGTGGCGAACCGCAGCAGGGACGCTATGCCCCCGACCGCGACATCGATCCGGATCCCTCCTACGCGCTGTGGCCCAACCGCCAGGCCCGCCAGCGAGCGCCGGCCAATGCCTCGCTGGTGGGCGCGCATCGCATCACCGGTGCCGGCGTGCCGGAATCGCTGAAGTTCGAACTGACCCGCAGCGCCGACTTCATGCCGGCCATTGCACTGACCAGCAGCGGCTCCCCGGCCACCGCGATCGAGGTGAACTGGAAGCCGGTCGACAACGCCCGCGCCTACTTCCTGCACGCAGTGGGCATGCGTGGCCGCGACATGGTCATGTGGAACAGCGCCGAGGTCGCCGACGCCGGGCAGGGCGTGATGCAGTACCTGGGCGGGTCGGTGCTGGAGCGCTGGATCAAGGAAAAGGTGCTGCTGCCGGTCACCATCACTTCATGCACGATCCCCGGGGGCATCTTCGGGGAGGAAGGCGCCGGCATGCTCAACATGATGGCCTACGGCCCGGAGACCAACATCGCCTGGCCGCCGCGTCCGGCCGATCCCAAGGCGGCATGGAAGCCGGAATGGAACGTACGCGTGCGCACAAAATCCACCGCCAGCGCGATCCTCGGCATGGACCTGAGCGGGGCGATGCAGGACAGCGCCGATCCCGAACGCGCCGACCAGCAGGACGCACCCGAGGACGGCAAGACCAAGAAACTGCTGCGGGGGCTGCTGCGCAGGCTGTAGCGGAAGACCCAGCGCCCGGACTGTGGCCCACCTGCCCGCGCCGCCCTGCCGCAATGGCTGCGCTGCGCTGTACGAGACGGGTACCCAGACGTGGAAGATCGCCTGGAATCCGGGCGATCCCAAGGCGCTTGCCAAGGGCAGTCCGGCATCTTGACCACCCGGAAGCTCTGCTGACATGTGGATCTGGCTACCGGCCGGTCCCCCGCCTTCCAGGAGCCTCGCCTACCACGGTGACCTTCCCAGCGTCCGCGCGTGCCCTCCGCCGGGCAGCTTGTGGTTGAAAAATGCGAATCATTCGCATCTAATGCGTTCTCCGACGTACGCCGCCACGCGGGCCGCCCCAGCACGGGACAGCCGGACCGCCCAGCCCCAGGCGCACCCCTCTTTCCGTCCGTCAGGTCCCTCATGTCCCGCATGCGCTCTACTGTCCTGCCCGTCCGTGCCTGCCCTCGCCTGCGCGCGCCCGGCCCCGCCGCTCCCCTGTTGCGCGCCGCCATCTGCGTGGTCCTTGCCGCGCCTGCCGGTGCCATGGCCCACGGCGATGACGCCGCCGGCTCCCTGGCCACGCCGCAGGAGCTGGATGCGGTCACCGTCGTTGCCCAGCGCGCGAATCGCGCCAGCAACGGTGCCACCAATCTGGACCTGGCGATCAAGGACACGCCGCAGTCGATCTCGGTGGTCGACAGCGAACAGATGGCGCGCTTCGGCACCGACAGCCTCAACGAGGCCCTGCGCCTGACCACCGGCATCCAGGTCGAGGAGTGGGAAACCAACCGCACCAACTTCACCGCGCGCGGTTTCGACATCGCCAACACCCAGATCGACGGCATCGGCCTGCCCAACAGCTGGGGCATCGTCACCGGCGCGCAGGACACCTTCGGTTATGAGAAGCTCGAGGTGATCCGCGGCGCCAACGGCCTGCTCACCGGCGTGGGCAATGCCGCGGGCACGATCAACTACGTGCGCAAGCGCCCGACCAACGAGCGTGCCGGCTCGCTGGACGTCAGTTACGGCTCCTGGGCCACCACCCGCGTGCAGGCCGACTACTCCACCCCGTTCACCGATACCGGCATGTGGGCCGGGCGCGTGGTCGCCGCCCACGAGCAGGGCGATTCCTACCTGCGCGGCAAGGACGACGAGCGCGACTTCCTCTATGCGGTGGTCGATGGCCAGGTCGGCGACAACGGTACCCTGGCGCTGGGCTATTCCTGGCAGGACGGCCGCACCGACGGCAACATGTGGGGCGCGCTGGGCTTCATGTACAGCGACGGCACCCAGGCCGAGTGGGACCGGAGCGCGTCGACCACCCAGGACTGGACGTTCTGGGACACCACCACCCGCACCGGCTTCATCGAATACACCCACCAGCTGGGCACGGACTGGCAGCTGCGGCTGTCCTACAACCGCCGTGACATCCGCAACGACGAGCGCCTGTTCTACGCCACCGATGCCGCGGGCACCGGCCTGGAGCCGGGCACCAACCTGGGCCTGTATGGCTATCCGTGGGGCGGCGCCGACCGCTTCAGCGCAGACCTGGCCACCGCCACCGTCAACGGCCGCTTCCAGCTGTTCGGCCGCGAGCACGAGGCGATGACCGGCGTCAGCTGGTCGCGCAGCGAAACCATCAGCAACCAGTACGCCGAGGCCTCCTGCGGCGGCCTGCCGTGTGGCTACTCCCCCATGCCCGGTTTCCCGTGGGCCGGCGACGTGGTGCCCGAACCGGTGTGGGGCACGCTGTCGACCTTCAGCACGCTGGACGAACGCCTGGCCCGCGGCTACGGCGCCGCGCGGCTGGCGCTGGGCGAGCGGCTCAAGGCGGTGGTCGGCGTCAACTGGGCGCGCTACCACCGCGACGGGATGAACTACGGCGTGGCCTTCGACCAGACCGAAAGCCAGACCAGTCCCTATGCCGGTCTGACCTTCGACTTCTCCGCCGACGTGCTCGGCTATGTCAGCTATTCGGACATCTACCAGCCGCAAAGCCAGTCCGACATCGATGGCCGCTACCTCGATCCCACCAAGGGCTCCAATTACGAGATTGGCCTCAAGGCCGAGTGGCTGGACAAGCGCCTGCTGACCACGCTGGCCGTGTTCCGCGCCGAACAGCAGGGCCTGGCCACCGGCGCCGGCTACAACGACCGCGGCCAGTTCTATTACGAGGGCGTGGACGTCACCTCCAGGGGCGTGGAGCTGGAAGCCACCGGCAGGATCGGCGACCACGTGGACGTGGTTGCCGGCTACACCGCGCTCAAGCTTACCGGACAGGATGGCGATGACACCTACCGCTGGGTGCCGCGGCGCACGGCTAACCTGCTGCTCAGCGCGCGCCTGCCGGCCTACACCGCGCTGTCCTTCGGCCTGGGCGGTCGCTGGCAGAGCGCGATCTCCAACGTCGAAAGCAACGGCTTCACGGTGCGCCAGGACCGCTATGCGGTGCTCAACGGTTTCGTTGCCTGGGACTTCGTCGACAACGCCACGCTGCGGTTGAACATCAACAACCTCGGCGACGAGAAATACATCAACACGCTGCGCTACAGCGGTTTCTACGGTCCACCGCGCAACTACACCCTGAGCCTGGACTGGCGCTTCTGAGCCAGTGCCGACAGGAGCCACCGCCATGTCCGCCAGCCTCCCCCATCGCCACATCACCCTGCATGTGCTCGTCCGCGTCAGCACGGCCGTGCTGGGCGGCTACGCCCTTGCCTGGGGCCTGATCGCCGCCAGCGCCAGCCTGCTGTTTGCCGCCGGCATGGATTTCCACGATGCCGAGTTCCTGGCCAGCCTGATCGGCCTGCTCGCCTTCCTGGGCGTGTTCCTGTGGGCCTTCGCCGCGCGCCGGGCGCGCACGGTATGGACAGTGCTGGTCGTGGCCGCCCCGCTACTGGCGGCGCTGGGCTCGTTCGTGCAGTCGCAACTGGTCTGAGGAGGAACGAGCATGTTCCAGAGCTTCCGCCAGGCGATGGCCTGGGTGCATACCTGGTTCGGACTGGTGCTGGGTTTCGTGCTGATGTCGGCGTTCTTCTTCGGCGCGCTGTCGGTGTTCGACCGCGAGATCGACCGCTGGTCCATCCCGTCCACGCGTTTCGATCCGCAGCCGATGCCCTCCTACGAGCAGATCCTGCGCCCGGCGTTCGAGCGCATGCAGCCCACCGCGCAGGCGGTCGAGGCGATGCGCCCGCGGGTCAACGGACCGATGCCCGGGCGCTACGACACGGTGGCCAGCTGGAGTGCCTACACCACCCACCGCGATCCGGTGCTGCAGCTGTTCGCCGGCTACCAGGTGCCGAACGCGCGCGATCCCGGGGAGCTGATCTGGGCCTACGCCACGATCGACCCGCGCAATGGCGCGCCACTGCCCGACGACCGGCTGAAGCTGGGCAGCGGCTTTTTCTATCCGATGCACTACAGCCTGACCCTGGAATGGAAGAACCTGGGCATCTGGATCGTGGGGTTCTCGGCGCTGGTGATGCTGGCCGCGCTGGTCACCGGGGTGGTGATGCACCGGCGCATCTTCCGCGAGTTCTTCACCTTCCGCCGGGACAAAGCCCCGCTGCGCAGCGTGCTGGACCTGCACAACCTGACCGGCGTGGTGGCGCTGCCGTTCCACTTCTTCTTCGCCCTGACCGGCCTGCTGATCTTCGCGGCGACCTACTACTTCCCGCTCGGCCATACCCAGCTGCACGACCTGCACGAGCTGCACGCCGAACGCGAAGCCCACGCCACCGGCCTGCCGCACCAGCGCGCCGGCGTGCCGGCCGGGCTGGCCAATGTCGATGCAATGGTGGCCGAGGCCCGTCAGCGCTGGCACGACAGCGGCAAGGCCGGCGACGTCGGCTTCCTGGTGCTGCAGCACGTGGGTGATGCCAACGGCTACGTCAGCGTGTACCGCGCCGGTACCGACCGCATCGCCCTGGTCGGCGATGGCATCCATTTCAATGCCGCCAGCGGCGCGCTGATCCGCGAGGACCCGGCGCCCACCGCGGCCGGGCGGATCAGCCAGTTCCTCACCGGCCTGCACCTGCAGCATTTCCGCCACTGGTTGCTGCGTTGGCTGTACGTGCTCGGCGGGCTGGCCGGCGCGGTGTGCCTCGCCACCGGCTTCGTGTTCTTCGTCGAGAAGCGCAAGCGCCAGCACGCCCTGCAGGGCAGCCAGGGCGCGCGCATCGTCGATGCGCTGGCGGTGACCACGGTGACCGGCATGGTGCTGGCCACCCTGGCCATCCTGGTCGCCAACCGCCTGCTGCCCGAGGACCTGCCGGCGCGTGGCGACTGGGAGCGCTACGCGTTCTGGGGCAGCTGGGCGCTGGCCCTGGTCCATGCGGGCTGGCGTAGCGCCGCGGTGGCGCGTGGCCTGGCCAATCCAGCCTGGCGCGAGCAGTGCGTGGCGATCGCGGCACTGGCCCTGGCCGCGCCGCTGCTCAATGCCGCCACCACCGGCGACCACCTGCTGCGTACCGTGCACGAAGGCAACTGGGCCATTGCCGGCATGGACCTGGCGCTGCTGGCCACTGCCGTTACCGCGGCGCTGGTGGCGCGGCAGCTGTTCCGCCGCCGTGCGCGCACCCATGCCGCCGGCCTCGCCCTGGAGGCCAGCCGTGGCTGAGCCGGCGATGGGCGCGCTGCTGTTGCTGGGCGCCACGCTGGCCGCCGTCGCCGGCATGGCGTGGTGGGCGCTGTCGCTGCCGGTCCACGCGCAACAGGTCTGGGGATTGGCCATCCCGCCCAGCCAGTCGCGCGTGCTGCGTGGTCTCGGCACCGCCGGGCTGCTTGCCTCGCTGGTGCTGTGCCTGTGCGCCGACCACGCCTCCATGGCGGTGCTGGTGTGGTTCATGAGCCTGGCCGGCGCCGCCCTGGCCGTGGCCTTCACCCTGAGCTGGCGACCACGCTGGCTGGGCGTGCTCGCGCCGTGGACGCACATGCGGCGTTGACCAGCGCTTCGCCGGCCACTCACGTCCGCGCCGGAATACTGGCCGCCTCCAGCGTGGACCAGGATCATGGGTGGCATTGCGGTGGGTTGTGCGGGCTGGTCGATCCCGGGCCAGTACCGGGACCTGTTCGGCGAGGGCGAGAGCATGCTCGCCCGCTACTCCACGCGCTTTGCCGTGGCGGAGATCAACTCCTCGTTCCATCGCCCGCACCGGCCCGACACCTATGCCAGGTGGGCGGCCGCAGTGCCGGCGGCGTTCCGCTTCTCGGTGAAGCTGCCCAAGCTGGTCTCGCACGAACTGGCGCTGCGCGGCACCGGCCCGGCGCTGGACCGCGTCCTCGATGAATCACAGGCGCTGGGCCGCAAGCTCGGCGGTTACCTGCTGCAGCTCCCGCCCAGCCACGCGTTCGATGCGCGTCGGATGTCCAGTTTCCTGCGCGTGTTCCGCCGCCGCAGCGATGCGCCCCTGGTATGCGAACCGCGCCACGCCAGCTGGTTCACCGACGCCGCTGCGCAACTGCTGGACGACCACGACGTCAGCCGGCTGGGCGCGGACCCGGCGCGGGTCAGCGAGGCCGCGCAGCCGACGCCGCATTCTTCCTGGCCCTACTGGCGCTGGCATGGCTCGCCACGGATGTACTACAGCAGCTATTCCGACGCCGAGCTGGAAGCGCTGGCCGCAACGCTGGCCGCACGCACCACGCGCGCGCCCCGGGCCTGGGTGATCTTCGACAACACCGCCCACGGTTTTTCCATCCCCAATGCCCTGGCCCTGCAGGCACTGCTGGCCGGCACGTCGCAGGAGCGCCCCCATGCCTGAAGGTCCCTCGCTGCTCATCCTCGCCGAAGCGGCGGCGAAATTCCGCGGCAAGACCGTGCGCCGCGCCAGCGGCAACAGCAAGCTTGACCTGACACGCATGGAAGGCCGCCGCGTGGTGGCGATACGCAGCTGGGGCAAGCATTTCCTGCTTGAATTCAAGGGCTTCAGCATGCGCGTGCACATGCTGATGTTCGGCTCCTACCGGATCGACAAGGACAAGGACGCCCCGCCTCGCGTGTCGCTGGAATTCGACAACGGCACCTTGAACTTCTACTCATCCTCCATCCGCTATATCGAAGAGCCGCTGGACGAGGTGTATGACTGGCGCGGCGATGTGTTGAACCCGGCGTGGGATCCGAAGCTGGCGCGCAAGAAGCTCAAGGCCGCGCCGGACATGCTGGTGTGCGACGCGTTGCTGGACCAGGACATCTTTGGCGGCGTCGGCAACATCATCAAGAACGAGGTGCTGTACCGCATCGGTGTGCATCCATCGAGCAGCGTGGGTGCGCTGCCACCGCGCACGCTGGGCAGGCTCATCGCCGAAGCGCGGCAATACAGCTTCGATTTCCTCGAATGGAAAAAGCAGTTCGTGCTGCGCAAGCACTGGCTGGTGCATACCAAGCGCACCTGCCCGGGTTGCGGCGGACCGATCACCAAGACCTACCTGGGCAAGACCAACCGCCGCACCTTCTTCTGCGAGCGCGACCAGGTGCTGTACCGCTGACCCGGTCCGCCCGGCTCAGTAGGCGAACTCGCTGAACACCCGGTCGATGTTGCCCTGCCACGGGCCATGGAACAGCTCGAGCTTGCGGTCGGCCGCGGACTTTCCGGAATCGACGATCTCCTGCAGCACGTCCAGGAAATGGCTTTCGTCCTGGCCGTCGGCGTTGCGCTCGGCGCGGCGGCGCAGGCCGGCCACCGAAATCTCCAGCGCCTCGCGCGCCAGGTCCAGCAGGGTGCCGTTGCGGAACGGCAGCTTGAGCCCATGCCTCGGCGCGCCATCGCGCAGCGCGTGGCGCTCGGCCACGCTGAAATCCCTGACCAGGTCCCAGGCCGCATCGAGCGCAGCATCGTCATACAGCAGGCCGACCCAGAACGCCGGCAGCGCGCAGATGCGGCTCCACGGGCCGCTGTCGGCACCGCGCATCTCCAGGTACTGCTTCAACCGCACTTCCGGGAAGGCGGTGGTCATGTGGTCGGACCAGTCACGCATGGTCGGCAGCTCGCCCGGCAGCGCCGGCAGACGGCCATCCAGGAAGTCGCGGAAGCTCTGCCCGCTGGCGTCGATGTACTGGCCCTTGCGGTAGCTGAAGTACATCGGCACGTCGAGCAGGTAGTCGACATAGCGTTCGTAGCCGAAGCCATCCTCGAACACGAAGTCGAGCATGCCGGTGCGGGCGGCGTCGGTATCGGTCCAGATGTGCGAGCGGTAGCTCTGGAAGCCGTTGGGCTTGCCCTCGGTGAACGGCGAATCGGCGAACAGCGCGGTGGCCACCGGCTGCAGCGCCAGCGACACGCGGAACTTGCGCACCATGTCCGCTTCGGAGGCGAAGTCCAGGTTGACCTGCACCGTGCTGGTGCGGGTCATCATGTCCAGGCCCAGCTTCCCGACCCTGGGCATGTAGGCACGCATGATCCTGTAACGGCCCTTGGGCATCCACGGCATGTCATCGCGCGCCCACTTGGGCTGGAAGCCCATGCCGAGGAAACCCAGCTGCAGCTCGCCGGCCACCTGCGCCACCTCGTCGAGATGGGTCCCGGTTTCCACGCAGGTCTGGTGGATGGTCTGCAGCGCGGCGCCGGACAGTTCCAGCTGCCCGGCCGGTTCCAGCGAGACCGAAGCGCCATCGCGCAGCAGGGCGATGACATGGCCGTTCTCCTGCACCGGCTCCCAGCCGAAGCGGACCAGGCCGTGGAGCATGGCCTCGATGCCGCGCTCGCCTTCGTAGGTGGGCGGACGCAGGTCATCCAGGCGGAATCCGAACTTCTCGTGCTCGGTGCCGATGCGCCAGTCCGCGCGCGGCTTTTCGCCCTTGGCCAGGGACTGGATCAGCTGGTCGCGCACGGTGATGGGCGTATCGGCGGCGTGGCTGGGGCTCGACAAGGGAAGGCTCGCAGGAAGGTCCGGGCGGGGGATGTGGGGACCGGCCCCGGGCATCGCAAGCCGGCACTATATCTCGGGCCCGCCACGCCACCGAGGGGCGTGCGCGGCCCACTGCATCCCACCGGCATCACCAGAACGGCAAGTGCCGCGTCCGGCCCGGCGCGCATGCTGCGGCCACCGGCATGACGCCGCAGTGATCAACCCCCCACTGCGGGGCGGGACCGCTCAGGCCGTGGGTTCTGCCGGCGCTGCCGGGGCACCCAGGCCGAGCCAGCCACCGATGATCTGGCGGGCTTCGTCCACACCCTGGCGCGATTGACTGGAGAAGGTCTGCACGCTGACGGTGTCGCCAAAGCGCGAGGCCAGTTCCTTCTTTACCTTCTGCAGGGTCTGCATCTGCTGGCCGCGGCCCAGCTTGTCGGCCTTGGTCAGCAGCGCGTGCGCCGGCAGGCCGCGCTCGACGGCGTAGCCGAGCATCTGCAGGTCGTAGTCCTTGAGCGGATGGCGGATGTCCATCACCACCACCAGGCCCTTGAGCGCCTCGCGGTTGCGGAAGTACCGGTCGATGAAGGCCTGCCAGTGCGCCTGCAGTTCCAGCGGCACCTTGGCGTAGCCGTAGCCGGGCAGGTCGACCAGGTGCGCTTCGGGGGTGACCCGGAAGAACACCAGCTGCTGGGTGCGGCCGGGCGTCTTGGAGACGCGCGCCAGGGCGTTGCGACGGGTAAGCGCATTGAGCGCACTGGATTTGCCGGCATTGGAGCGACCGGCAAAGGCGACTTCGGCGCCCACGTCGTCGGGCAACTGGCGGGCGTTGTGGGCCGAAAGCAGGTATTCGGCGCGTTCGAGGAGCTGTGACATATGTGTAGGATCGCATGCCGCGGCGGCCAGCGCCCGTGCCACGCCCCCCCGGGACAGGCGGGCGCGCCGGGCCGCCTGGCCGTTTTGCTGCACTGCTTCGTTGACCGGGCGGCAAAACGCCACTGATAATCCGGCGGTGCCGGTGGCTACCCCATCCGGCCCATACGGAGCCTCAGCATGCGCCACGCTCGCGTTCTTGCCGTTACCGTTTTCGCCGTACCGCTGCTTGCCGCCGTCGCCATCGCGCAGACGTCGGTGACCCCGATCCCGGACAACGCCCCGGTCCAGACCGCGTCGCTTGAGATCGATTTCTCCAGGACCCACTGGGGTGACGCCGAGGCTGGCACGGCCAAGGCCGCCGCCTGCGCCGCCTGCCATTCGGCCGATGGCAACTCCAGCGTCGAGATGTACCCGCGCATCGCCGGGCAGAACGAACGCTATGCCGCCAGGCAGATGGCCCTGATCGCCAACGGCCAGCGCCGCACTGGTGCGGCCGCGGCGATGGTGCCGTTCGTGCAGGACCTCACCGCACAGGAGATGCGCGACATCGCCGCCTACTTCGCCACGCAGAAGTCCGGCGCCGGCATCGCCGACGACAGCCCGGTGGCCGAGGGCCCGTATGCGGGCATGAAGTTCTTCGAGATCGGCCAGAAGCTGTACCGGGCCGGCGACGCAGAACGCGGCATCCCGGCCTGCATGGCCTGCCATGGCCCGACCGGCGCGGGCAATCCGGGCCCGGCCTACCCGCACGTCAGCGGCCAGCATGCGTCCTACACTGCGCGCCGGCTGCAGGAGTACCAGGCCGGCACCACCGACGAGATCGACACCGCCCACTTCCAGATCATGGCCCAGGTCGCCAAGCCGCTGACCCCGGACGAGATCCAGGCACTGGCCAGCTACCTGCAGGGCCTGCACGACCGCGCCGACGATGTCGAAGCCGAGGCGGCCACTGCCCAGGCCGGTACCGGCATGTCGCCGCAACGTTCCTGATCCTGCCGGTCGCCACGGCGACCCGGCAGGCGTTGTTCCCCGGAACGCCGGCCTCTGGGCCGGCGTTCTCTTTCCCACGGAGAAACCATGAAGCTTGTCCCCCGCCTGATCCTGATGCTGCTGGCGCTGGCGCCTGCGGTCACCCTTGCCGAAGACGCCAAGGCGCTGGTCGCCGATCGCGACTACCAGGTGATCGCCACTCCCGCCCGCTACACCGCCGAGGATGGCCGCATCGAGGTGGCCGAGGTTTTCGGCTACACCTGTGGCCACTGCGCCCACTTCGAGCCGATCCTGCAGCCATGGGTGGCGCGGCTGCCCAAGGACGTGCGCTTCGTGACCGTGCCGGCGGTGTTCGGCGGCCACTGGGACGCCTACGCCCGTGCCTACTTCGCCGCCGAGGAACTGGGCGTCGTCCACAAGACCCACGGCGCGGTGTTCGAGGCCATCCACCAGCGCGGCACCCTGCCGGTGCAGAACGTGTCGGCGCAGGAACTGGCCAGCTTCTACGGGGGCCTTGGCGTGGACCAGGCCCGCTTCGTGCAGGCCCTGCGCAGCGACAAGGTCGACGGCAAGCTCAAGGCCGCGCGCAGCTTCGCGGTCAATGCCGGGGTGCGCGGTACCCCCAACCTGGTGGTCAATGGCAAGTACCTGGTCCGTGGCAGCAGCTTCGAGGACGTGCTTCGGATCACCGATGCGCTGGTGGCCCGCGAGCGCGCCGCCAGGCGCGGGCGTTGACCACGAAGTCACGCCACCGCTCCTGCCCGGCTTCATAATGTGTCCCTGAAACCCGGGGCCGGAACCACGCCGGCCCCGCCTTTCGCTTCCTGCTGGAGATCCTCGATGAAGACCCGTTTCGCCCTCGCCCTGCTGGCCCTGTTGCCGATCATGGTCGCCTGCAAGGCCCAGGATGGTTCCGCCGACACCGCTCCGGCAACCAACACCCCGGCCACCAGCGAACCGGTCCAGCCGGCTGGCACCGACGCCACTGCCGACAGCGCCGACGAGGCCGCTACGGACACCGCACCGGCCGAAGGCGGCGAGGAAGCCCCGGCCCAGGCCGCCGCCCCGGTTCCGGCCCAGTCCCAGCCGGTCGGCCCGGCGCCGGTCGCCGGCACCGACTACGTGGTGATCGAGGGCGGCCAGCCGTTCCAGCCCACCGCCGGCAAGATCGAGGTGGTCGAGATCTTCGGCTACGTCTGCCCGGCCTGCTTCCGCTTCCAGCCGCTGATCGGGCCGTGGAAGGCCGGCCTGCCGTCGGACGTGAAGTTCACCTACGTGCCGGCGATGTTCGGCGGCACCTGGGATGACTACGCACGCGCCTTCTATGCCGCCGAGACCCTGGGCCTGCAGGAAAAGACCCACGAGGACATGTACGCGGCGATCCACATCCAGCAGACCCTGAAGGGCGAGCGCGGCCGTGACTCGGTCGAGGACATCGCCGGCTTCTACGGCAAGCACGGCGCCGACGCCAAGCAGTTCGCCCAGACCATGGCCAGCTTCTCGGTGGCGGCCAAGACCAACCGTGCCAAGCAGTTCGCCACCCGCAGCAAGATCACCGGTACCCCGTCGCTGATCGTCAACGGCAAGTACCTGGTCAAGGGTCGCAGCTTCGAGGACATGCTGCGCATCGCCGACCACCTGATTGCCAGCGAACGCGCCGCCCAGGCCAACTGACACGCGCACAGCCGGTCGACGTGAACTCCCCCGCTCCCCGCACGCTGCGACTGCTGACGGCCAACATCCAGGCCGGTTCCAGCACGCGCCGCTACAGCGACTACGTGACCCGCAGCTGGTCGCACGCGCTGCCGGCGGGGAGCAAGCGCACCAGCCTGGATGCCATCGCCAAGATGGCCCAGGGCCGCGACATCGTCGGCCTGCAGGAGGCAGACCCGGGCAGCCTGCGCTCGGGTTTCTCCAACCAGACCCACTACCTGGCCCAGCGCGCCGGCTTCAATTACTGGAGCCACCAGCCGAACCGGCGCATGGGCGGGGTGGCTTCCAGCGCCAACGGCCTGCTCAGCCGGCTGGAGCCGGTGGAAGTGCAGG is a genomic window of Stenotrophomonas sp. Marseille-Q4652 containing:
- a CDS encoding TonB-dependent siderophore receptor; translated protein: MRAAICVVLAAPAGAMAHGDDAAGSLATPQELDAVTVVAQRANRASNGATNLDLAIKDTPQSISVVDSEQMARFGTDSLNEALRLTTGIQVEEWETNRTNFTARGFDIANTQIDGIGLPNSWGIVTGAQDTFGYEKLEVIRGANGLLTGVGNAAGTINYVRKRPTNERAGSLDVSYGSWATTRVQADYSTPFTDTGMWAGRVVAAHEQGDSYLRGKDDERDFLYAVVDGQVGDNGTLALGYSWQDGRTDGNMWGALGFMYSDGTQAEWDRSASTTQDWTFWDTTTRTGFIEYTHQLGTDWQLRLSYNRRDIRNDERLFYATDAAGTGLEPGTNLGLYGYPWGGADRFSADLATATVNGRFQLFGREHEAMTGVSWSRSETISNQYAEASCGGLPCGYSPMPGFPWAGDVVPEPVWGTLSTFSTLDERLARGYGAARLALGERLKAVVGVNWARYHRDGMNYGVAFDQTESQTSPYAGLTFDFSADVLGYVSYSDIYQPQSQSDIDGRYLDPTKGSNYEIGLKAEWLDKRLLTTLAVFRAEQQGLATGAGYNDRGQFYYEGVDVTSRGVELEATGRIGDHVDVVAGYTALKLTGQDGDDTYRWVPRRTANLLLSARLPAYTALSFGLGGRWQSAISNVESNGFTVRQDRYAVLNGFVAWDFVDNATLRLNINNLGDEKYINTLRYSGFYGPPRNYTLSLDWRF
- a CDS encoding DUF72 domain-containing protein; the protein is MGGIAVGCAGWSIPGQYRDLFGEGESMLARYSTRFAVAEINSSFHRPHRPDTYARWAAAVPAAFRFSVKLPKLVSHELALRGTGPALDRVLDESQALGRKLGGYLLQLPPSHAFDARRMSSFLRVFRRRSDAPLVCEPRHASWFTDAAAQLLDDHDVSRLGADPARVSEAAQPTPHSSWPYWRWHGSPRMYYSSYSDAELEALAATLAARTTRAPRAWVIFDNTAHGFSIPNALALQALLAGTSQERPHA
- a CDS encoding DUF3325 domain-containing protein, which gives rise to MAEPAMGALLLLGATLAAVAGMAWWALSLPVHAQQVWGLAIPPSQSRVLRGLGTAGLLASLVLCLCADHASMAVLVWFMSLAGAALAVAFTLSWRPRWLGVLAPWTHMRR
- a CDS encoding PepSY-associated TM helix domain-containing protein; protein product: MFQSFRQAMAWVHTWFGLVLGFVLMSAFFFGALSVFDREIDRWSIPSTRFDPQPMPSYEQILRPAFERMQPTAQAVEAMRPRVNGPMPGRYDTVASWSAYTTHRDPVLQLFAGYQVPNARDPGELIWAYATIDPRNGAPLPDDRLKLGSGFFYPMHYSLTLEWKNLGIWIVGFSALVMLAALVTGVVMHRRIFREFFTFRRDKAPLRSVLDLHNLTGVVALPFHFFFALTGLLIFAATYYFPLGHTQLHDLHELHAEREAHATGLPHQRAGVPAGLANVDAMVAEARQRWHDSGKAGDVGFLVLQHVGDANGYVSVYRAGTDRIALVGDGIHFNAASGALIREDPAPTAAGRISQFLTGLHLQHFRHWLLRWLYVLGGLAGAVCLATGFVFFVEKRKRQHALQGSQGARIVDALAVTTVTGMVLATLAILVANRLLPEDLPARGDWERYAFWGSWALALVHAGWRSAAVARGLANPAWREQCVAIAALALAAPLLNAATTGDHLLRTVHEGNWAIAGMDLALLATAVTAALVARQLFRRRARTHAAGLALEASRG
- a CDS encoding glutamate--cysteine ligase — encoded protein: MSSPSHAADTPITVRDQLIQSLAKGEKPRADWRIGTEHEKFGFRLDDLRPPTYEGERGIEAMLHGLVRFGWEPVQENGHVIALLRDGASVSLEPAGQLELSGAALQTIHQTCVETGTHLDEVAQVAGELQLGFLGMGFQPKWARDDMPWMPKGRYRIMRAYMPRVGKLGLDMMTRTSTVQVNLDFASEADMVRKFRVSLALQPVATALFADSPFTEGKPNGFQSYRSHIWTDTDAARTGMLDFVFEDGFGYERYVDYLLDVPMYFSYRKGQYIDASGQSFRDFLDGRLPALPGELPTMRDWSDHMTTAFPEVRLKQYLEMRGADSGPWSRICALPAFWVGLLYDDAALDAAWDLVRDFSVAERHALRDGAPRHGLKLPFRNGTLLDLAREALEISVAGLRRRAERNADGQDESHFLDVLQEIVDSGKSAADRKLELFHGPWQGNIDRVFSEFAY
- a CDS encoding DNA-formamidopyrimidine glycosylase family protein is translated as MPEGPSLLILAEAAAKFRGKTVRRASGNSKLDLTRMEGRRVVAIRSWGKHFLLEFKGFSMRVHMLMFGSYRIDKDKDAPPRVSLEFDNGTLNFYSSSIRYIEEPLDEVYDWRGDVLNPAWDPKLARKKLKAAPDMLVCDALLDQDIFGGVGNIIKNEVLYRIGVHPSSSVGALPPRTLGRLIAEARQYSFDFLEWKKQFVLRKHWLVHTKRTCPGCGGPITKTYLGKTNRRTFFCERDQVLYR
- a CDS encoding iron uptake protein — its product is MSASLPHRHITLHVLVRVSTAVLGGYALAWGLIAASASLLFAAGMDFHDAEFLASLIGLLAFLGVFLWAFAARRARTVWTVLVVAAPLLAALGSFVQSQLV